The following are encoded together in the Tepidiforma bonchosmolovskayae genome:
- a CDS encoding sodium-translocating pyrophosphatase encodes MNNLLVALGAGVIALLFAAWTARRVLAEEEGTDTMKTIARAIQEGAAAFLRREYTFLSVFVVIVAVALAVFVDYDVLDRFGPQHGELTDFPRTAAAYILGAVSSALTGYVGMYIAVRANVRTAAKARQGLNPALRVAFNSGAVMGITVTGISVIGLAIVYLITQDTQPLTGYAFGASSIALFARVGGGIYTKAADVGADLVGKVEAGIPEDDPRNPATIADNVGDNVGDVAGMGADLFESYTGSIVAAMALTTAAVVGNDKGIFDTGDVASWDSKAFALPLLVMGIGIISAIIGTFLVRTSEQASMGRLLWALRTGIFTASGLVLVGTAGLLVVMDLPFELFWAVLIGLVAGQVIGTATEYYTAYEFRPTQNLSKTAETGPATVIIGGLGLGMLSTAVPLLTIVVAIWATYQIAGLYGIALAAVGMLSPLGITLATDAYGPVADNAGGIAEQAHLDPSVRERTDALDSLGNTTAATGKGFAIGSAVLTALALMVTYAQVVGLDTIDILDVETMLGLLIGGLMPFVFSALAMGAVGRAAMAMVNEVRRQFREIPGIMEGTGRPDYARAVAISTDGAIREMILPGLLAVIVPILVGSIIGAEALGGLLIGSIASGSVLALMMANAGGAWDNAKKYIEAGHLGGKGSDAHKAAVVGDTVGDPFKDTAGPAMNILLKLMSIVAVVFGPLFVG; translated from the coding sequence ATGAACAATCTGCTCGTAGCGCTCGGGGCAGGCGTCATCGCGCTGCTCTTCGCAGCGTGGACGGCCCGGCGCGTCCTCGCCGAAGAGGAAGGCACCGACACGATGAAAACCATCGCGCGGGCCATCCAGGAAGGCGCCGCGGCATTCCTCCGCCGCGAATACACCTTCCTCTCCGTCTTCGTCGTCATCGTCGCCGTCGCGCTCGCCGTCTTCGTCGACTACGACGTGCTCGACCGCTTCGGCCCGCAGCATGGCGAGCTCACGGACTTCCCGCGCACGGCTGCTGCCTACATCCTCGGCGCCGTCTCCTCCGCCCTGACCGGCTACGTCGGCATGTACATCGCCGTCCGCGCCAACGTGCGCACCGCCGCCAAGGCGCGCCAGGGGCTCAATCCCGCCCTCCGCGTCGCCTTCAACTCCGGCGCCGTCATGGGCATCACCGTCACCGGCATCAGCGTCATCGGCCTCGCCATCGTCTACCTCATTACCCAGGACACCCAGCCGCTCACCGGCTACGCCTTCGGCGCCTCCTCCATCGCCCTCTTCGCCCGCGTCGGCGGCGGCATCTACACCAAGGCCGCCGATGTCGGCGCCGACCTCGTCGGCAAGGTCGAAGCCGGCATCCCCGAGGACGACCCGCGCAACCCAGCCACCATCGCCGATAACGTCGGCGACAACGTCGGCGACGTCGCCGGCATGGGCGCCGACCTCTTCGAGTCCTACACCGGCTCCATCGTCGCAGCCATGGCCCTCACCACCGCTGCCGTCGTCGGCAACGACAAAGGCATCTTCGATACCGGTGACGTTGCCAGCTGGGACTCCAAGGCCTTCGCCCTGCCCCTCCTCGTCATGGGCATCGGCATCATCTCCGCCATCATCGGCACCTTCCTCGTCCGCACCAGCGAACAGGCCTCCATGGGCCGCCTCCTCTGGGCCCTCCGCACCGGCATCTTCACCGCCAGCGGCCTCGTCCTCGTCGGCACCGCCGGCCTCCTCGTCGTTATGGACCTCCCGTTCGAGCTCTTCTGGGCCGTCCTCATCGGCCTCGTCGCCGGGCAGGTCATCGGCACCGCCACCGAGTACTACACCGCCTACGAATTCCGTCCGACACAGAACCTCTCGAAAACGGCCGAAACCGGTCCCGCCACCGTCATCATCGGCGGCCTCGGGCTCGGCATGCTCTCCACCGCGGTCCCGCTCCTCACCATCGTCGTCGCCATCTGGGCGACCTACCAGATCGCCGGCCTCTACGGCATCGCCCTCGCCGCCGTCGGTATGCTCTCCCCGCTCGGCATCACCCTCGCTACCGACGCCTACGGCCCCGTCGCCGATAACGCCGGCGGCATCGCCGAGCAGGCCCACCTCGACCCCTCCGTCCGCGAGCGCACCGACGCCCTCGATAGCCTCGGCAACACCACCGCCGCCACCGGAAAAGGCTTCGCCATCGGCTCCGCCGTCCTCACCGCCCTCGCCCTCATGGTCACCTACGCGCAGGTCGTCGGCCTCGACACCATCGACATCCTCGACGTCGAGACCATGCTCGGCCTGCTCATCGGCGGCCTGATGCCCTTCGTCTTCTCCGCCCTCGCCATGGGCGCCGTCGGCCGCGCCGCCATGGCCATGGTCAACGAAGTCCGCCGCCAGTTCCGCGAAATCCCCGGCATCATGGAGGGCACCGGCAGGCCCGATTACGCCCGCGCTGTCGCCATCTCCACCGATGGCGCCATTCGCGAGATGATCCTCCCCGGCCTCCTTGCCGTCATCGTCCCGATCCTCGTCGGCTCCATCATCGGCGCCGAAGCCCTCGGCGGCCTCCTCATCGGCTCCATCGCCAGCGGCTCCGTCCTTGCTCTCATGATGGCCAACGCCGGCGGCGCCTGGGACAACGCCAAGAAGTACATCGAAGCCGGCCACCTCGGCGGCAAGGGCTCCGATGCCCACAAGGCCGCCGTCGTCGGCGATACCGTCGGCGACCCCTTCAAGGACACCGCCGGCCCGGCCATGAACATCCTCCTCAAGCTCATGTCCATCGTCGCCGTCGTCTTCGGGCCCCTCTTCGTGGGCTGA
- a CDS encoding isocitrate/isopropylmalate family dehydrogenase: MATREVAELNGDGIAGELRAAVHAVNEALGSPVRFRPIDWSLERREASPAALEEGIEAVRALGAAMKYPTVTETVSPNQVLRDRLGLAVIHRPCRSYPGVSRNYTGKVDLHVVRIATGGTYEDAGIRIGYYSAVSVRVMERTPVEHAAHFAFRLAEQHRQAVTSTSKYTIQRATDGLFEEVVAEVATEYRNVTHTRELFDALLAKLIINPERYDVVVCPNEYGDFLSDMVYGLVGSIGLGASASYAFSKSHQPIIGVFDPAGGTAPDIAGKGIANPSGAIEAFGYLLQFCGHGALGRQLVDAVHDTIAAGEKTRDLGGTLDTMAFTQAVIRRAVPA, from the coding sequence ATGGCGACACGCGAGGTTGCGGAGCTGAACGGCGACGGGATCGCAGGGGAGCTGCGCGCGGCGGTGCATGCGGTGAACGAAGCGCTGGGTTCGCCGGTACGGTTCCGGCCAATCGACTGGTCACTCGAGCGGCGGGAGGCGTCGCCGGCGGCGCTGGAGGAGGGGATCGAGGCGGTGCGGGCGCTCGGCGCGGCGATGAAGTACCCGACAGTGACGGAGACGGTGAGTCCGAACCAGGTGCTGCGGGACCGGCTGGGGCTGGCGGTCATCCACCGGCCGTGCCGGAGCTACCCGGGGGTGAGCCGGAACTACACGGGGAAGGTGGACCTGCACGTGGTGCGGATCGCGACGGGCGGGACGTATGAGGACGCCGGGATCCGGATCGGCTACTACTCGGCGGTGAGCGTGCGGGTGATGGAGCGGACGCCGGTGGAGCACGCGGCGCACTTCGCCTTCCGGCTGGCGGAGCAGCACCGCCAGGCGGTGACCTCGACGAGCAAGTACACGATCCAGCGGGCGACGGACGGGCTGTTCGAGGAGGTGGTGGCCGAGGTGGCAACGGAGTACCGGAACGTGACGCACACCCGGGAGCTGTTCGATGCGCTGCTGGCGAAGCTGATCATCAACCCGGAGCGGTACGACGTGGTGGTCTGCCCGAACGAGTACGGGGACTTCCTGAGCGATATGGTATACGGGCTGGTGGGGTCGATCGGGCTGGGCGCGAGCGCTTCGTACGCGTTTTCGAAGAGCCATCAGCCGATCATCGGGGTGTTCGACCCGGCGGGCGGGACGGCGCCGGACATCGCGGGGAAGGGGATTGCGAACCCCTCGGGGGCGATCGAGGCGTTCGGCTACCTGCTGCAGTTCTGCGGACACGGTGCGCTGGGGCGGCAGCTGGTGGATGCGGTGCACGATACGATTGCGGCCGGCGAGAAGACCCGCGACCTCGGCGGGACGCTGGACACGATGGCGTTTACGCAGGCGGTGATCCGGCGGGCGGTTCCGGCCTGA
- a CDS encoding translin family protein, with product MNTEPLERIIPEILERFAAKNAAREQALAAARVIIRTSANAIRAVHRGEFDAARRLIAEARATHEAAVRALEGHADVYHAGFLHDAQKEYVEAVTTLELCAGGAIPGPAELGVEDPAYLNGIGEAVGELRRVILDRLRAGIFDGCEALLAAMDDIYNVLVTIDYPDAMTGGLRRTTDQVRGILEKTRGDLTLAIVTRRPDV from the coding sequence GTGAACACCGAACCGCTCGAGCGCATCATCCCGGAAATCCTCGAGCGGTTCGCCGCCAAGAACGCCGCCCGCGAACAGGCCCTCGCCGCTGCCCGCGTCATCATCCGCACCAGCGCCAACGCCATCCGCGCCGTCCACCGCGGCGAATTCGACGCCGCCCGCCGCCTCATCGCCGAGGCCCGCGCCACCCACGAAGCCGCCGTCCGCGCCCTCGAAGGTCACGCCGACGTCTACCACGCCGGCTTCCTCCACGACGCCCAGAAGGAGTACGTCGAGGCTGTCACCACCCTCGAACTCTGCGCCGGCGGCGCAATCCCCGGCCCGGCCGAACTCGGCGTCGAAGACCCCGCCTACCTCAACGGCATCGGCGAAGCCGTCGGCGAACTCCGCCGCGTCATCCTCGACCGCCTCCGCGCCGGCATCTTCGACGGCTGCGAAGCCCTCCTCGCCGCCATGGACGACATCTACAACGTCCTCGTCACCATTGATTACCCCGACGCCATGACCGGCGGCCTCCGCCGCACCACCGACCAGGTCCGCGGCATCCTCGAAAAAACCCGCGGCGACCTCACCCTCGCCATCGTGACCCGCCGCCCGGACGTCTAG
- a CDS encoding FmdB family zinc ribbon protein, which yields MPIYEFRCADCKKVTNYFTRKIDTEVRPPCEHCGSPNTSRMMSKFGRSYTRQDILEKYGDPSAGRGGPEDYRDPRQIGTWVEKKFEEYGMDLPEEARTMIDAAREGEFPDPVKDL from the coding sequence ATGCCGATCTACGAGTTCCGCTGCGCCGACTGCAAAAAGGTGACGAACTACTTCACCCGGAAGATCGACACCGAGGTCCGGCCGCCCTGCGAACACTGCGGCAGCCCCAACACCAGCCGCATGATGTCGAAGTTCGGCCGCTCCTACACCCGCCAGGACATCCTTGAGAAATACGGCGACCCCTCCGCCGGCCGCGGTGGCCCCGAAGACTACCGCGACCCGCGCCAGATCGGCACCTGGGTCGAAAAGAAGTTCGAAGAGTACGGCATGGACCTCCCCGAGGAGGCCCGCACCATGATCGACGCCGCCCGCGAGGGCGAGTTTCCCGACCCCGTCAAAGACCTGTGA
- a CDS encoding YraN family protein, giving the protein MTPRRRLGDFGERVAAHRLEAAGLTILARNLRIGPHEIDLLARDGDTTVFVEVRTRRGTPGLAAESIDAAKVERLLAAALAYCEREAIDPDATRIDVVTIDLDAGGRACAVHHFRGVGMPGL; this is encoded by the coding sequence GTGACCCCCCGCCGCCGGCTCGGCGACTTCGGCGAACGCGTCGCCGCCCACCGCCTCGAAGCCGCCGGCCTCACCATCCTCGCCCGCAACCTCCGCATCGGCCCCCACGAAATCGACCTCCTCGCCCGCGACGGCGACACCACCGTCTTCGTCGAGGTCCGCACCCGCCGCGGCACGCCCGGCCTCGCCGCGGAGTCCATCGACGCCGCCAAGGTCGAACGCCTCCTCGCCGCTGCCCTCGCCTACTGCGAACGCGAAGCGATCGACCCCGACGCCACCCGCATCGACGTCGTCACCATCGACCTCGACGCCGGCGGCCGCGCCTGCGCCGTCCACCACTTCCGCGGCGTCGGCATGCCCGGCCTTTGA